In Camelina sativa cultivar DH55 chromosome 16, Cs, whole genome shotgun sequence, a single window of DNA contains:
- the LOC104751287 gene encoding protein LONGIFOLIA 1-like isoform X1 — MAAKLLHSLADDSAADLQKQIGCMNGIFQIFDRHHVLTGRRKSLTLGSVNANSINDEKESVDTIYQQKETFQDSNTGGNVKEKQRVSTESSRVSFSSSCSSSPSSSEFNRGVLPEASSAYDRANFPESPTSDPEMTEGNGFSHLGLDLRDVVRDSMYREARGLLIKTPITREEVVRHSRREDSPRPYGLKQSTPADLNESFRVLAKLRETSQHYNETGKKDAPRYSVDSHDTLKSRQKLKELPRLSLDSRERVMQNSGVDPRSSKLSESFSESCSSSSKKRPPSVVAKLMGLETLPGSPLGRDIHQFGLNKTSTSDQNDDPFSRSLREKNLNRAIRFSPSSPRSLGKDPASPRWRNSDFVMKPLSNTRFPIEPAPWKQADRNRVLQKQASMPVKAKPYEAPNFSPTVFSEMERRLNELEFKHSGKDLRALKQILESMQSKGFLDTEKQLQSSNVAAQKDYERENSATSNHAMPSITRAQPSSSSANQVYQSPIVIMKPAKLVEKAGIPASSLIPIHSLSGLNKIRREKPGDKETSASSKRVTKDRSPVNRRAESCTSSFDKKSDSRSVRSTSKRPQQVPKESTSKSSGSVSPRLQQKKLEYDKRSRPPTPPDSSKSRKPSNQQLVESTSPGGKRRPKARKSLQQNDDQLSQASNESRTSSNDVCTPSETEASACVEKATEADGGKSPSVIEAAKAVVSNLMQNKSSPRFSEDGFSANLSVVALEHPSPISVLDASTYREIEPSPVKTQGNVADDFGDEHCEDQWNPAYSFSETTSSFSPEINRKKLQNVEHLVQKLRRLNSNHDEASQDYIASLCENPDPTTDHRYISEILLASGLLLRDLGSGLTTFQLHPSGHPINPELFFVLEQTKGSSTMHLHKEESKVLKNEKLNRKLVFDTVNEILVEKLASVEATTNPLMKSSAKMTKKSVSAQQLLKELCSAVETMQKQATKRSESFLLEEEDDFLKNILAEDVTIRSGNWADFSGEISGLVLDVERLLFKDLVSEVVHAETSRVQAKSGRRRTLFADQ; from the exons ATGGCTGCGAAGCTTCTGCATTCATTGGCAGATGATAGTGCTGCAGATCTGCAGAAGCAAATTGGTTGTATGAATGGGATTTTTCAAATCTTTGATCGTCACCATGTTCTCACTGGCCGGCGAAAAAGCCTTACTTTag GTAGTGTAAATGCTAATAGCATCAACGACGAGAAAGAATCTGTTGATACAATTTATCAGCAAAAAGAAACT TTTCAGGACTCGAACACTGGTGGGAATGTGAAAGAGAAGCAAAGGGTTTCAACAGAATCATCGAGGGtttctttctcatcttcatgTTCGTCCTCCCCATCTTCTTCTGAGTTTAACAGAGGAGTTCTACCTGAAGCTTCTTCTGCCTATGACCGAGCCAATTTTCCAGAATCTCCAACAAGTGATCCTGAGATGACCGAAGGTAATGGGTTTTCACATCTGGGACTTGACCTCAGAGATGTTGTGAGAGACTCAATGTACAGAGAAGCCAGAGGGCTTTTGATTAAGACTCCAATAACAAGAGAAGAAGTAGTTAGACACAGTAGACGAGAGGATTCCCCAAGGCCTTATGGTTTGAAGCAATCAACTCCCGCGGATCTCAATGAGTCCTTCAGAGTTCTAGCAAAACTTAGAGAAACATCTCAACATTATAACGAGACTGGTAAGAAAGATGCACCTCGCTACTCAGTTGATTCTCATGATACGCTGAAATCCAGACAGAAGCTAAAAGAGTTGCCTAGGCTTTCGCTGGATAGTAGAGAACGAGTGATGCAAAACTCTGGTGTTGATCCTAGATCAAGTAAGCTTTCTGAAAGTTTCAGTGAAAGCTGTTCAAGCAGCAGCAAGAAACGGCCTCCCAGTGTTGTTGCAAAGCTCATGGGATTGGAGACATTGCCAGGATCTCCATTGGGTAGAGACATTCATCAGTTTGGTTTGAACAAAACCAGCACCTCTGATCAAAACGACGATCCATTTTCAAGATCATTGAGGGAGAAAAATCTGAACCGTGCCATCCGTTTTTCTCCTAGCTCACCAAGAAGCTTGGGGAAGGACCCGGCTTCTCCAAGATGGAGAAACTCTGACTTTGTTATGAAACCTCTATCAAATACAAGATTCCCCATTGAACCAGCTCCATGGAAACAAGCTGATAGAAACCGAGTTTTGCAAAAGCAAGCTAGCATGCCTGTGAAAGCAAAGCCGTATGAGGCACCTAATTTTTCTCCTACAGTGTTCAGTGAAATGGAGCGTAGATTGAATGAGCTTGAGTTCAAACATTCGGGAAAAGATCTGCGAGCCCTTAAACAAATATTAGAGTCTATGCAGTCAAAGGGTTTCCTGGATACTGAGAAACAACTACAATCCTCAAACGTTGCAGCTCAAAAGGATTATGAAAGAGAAAATTCTGCAACTTCCAACCATGCAATGCCATCCATAACGAGAGCGcagccttcttcatcttcagctAACCAGGTATATCAATCCCCGATTGTGATTATGAAACCTGCCAAGCTTGTTGAAAAGGCTGGTATTCCTGCGTCATCCCTTATTCCCATTCACAGCCTATCTGGCCTCAATAAGATCCGTAGAGAAAAACCTGGTGATAAAGAAACTTCAGCAAGTAGTAAACGGGTGACAAAAGATCGTAGTCCTGTAAACCGAAGAGCTGAGTCCTGTACCAGCTCTTTCGATAAGAAATCTGACAGCAGAAGTGTGCGGTCTACTTCAAAAAGGCCTCAGCAGGTTCCCAAAGAAAGTACTTCAAAGAGTTCAGGATCTGTAAGTCCAAGATTACAGCAGAAGAAGCTTGAGTATGATAAACGTTCACGGCCACCAACACCTCCTGATTCTAGCAAATCGAGGAAACCGTCAAACCAACAACTTGTGGAATCTACTTCTCCTGGTGGCAAACGTAGACCCAAGGCTCGGAAGAGTTTGCAGCAAAATGATGACCAACTTAGTCAAGCAAGCAATGAATCTAGGACGTCAAGTAATGACGTTTGTACTCCATCCGAAACAGAAGCCTCTGCTTGTGTAGAAAAAGCTACTGAAGCCGATGGTGGTAAAAGTCCATCTGTAATCGAGGCAGCCAAAGCTGTAGTCTCTAACTTAATGCAGAAT AAATCCAGTCCAAGgtttagtgaagatggattctcAGCGAACCTTTCAGTAGTTGCTTTGGAACATCCAAGTCCTATTTCTGTTCTCGACGCTTCAACGTACAGAGAGATTGAACCATCACCCGTGAAGACACAAG GTAATGTAGCTGATGACTTTGGTGATGAACATTGCGAGGACCAGTGGAATCCAGCTTACAGTTTCTCAGAAACCACATCAAGCTTTTCGCCAGAGATAAACCGTAAGAAGCTTCAGAATGTTGAGCACTTGGTTCAAAAGCTCAGACGACTGAACTCTAACCATGATGAAGCCAGCCAAGATTATATCGCATCGCTCTGTGAGAACCCGGATCCTACCACTGATCATAGATACATCTCGGAGATTCTGTTAGCCTCGGGCCTTCTCCTCAGAGACCTTGGCTCAGGATTGACAACGTTTCAGCTACACCCTTCTGGCCACCCAATCAATCCTGAGCTGTTCTTTGTTCTTGAGCAGACAAAGGGAAGCAGCACTATGCATTTACACAAAGAGGAAAGTAAGGTTCTGAAAAATGAGAAGCTCAACCGCAAACTTGTGTTTGACACCGTTAATGAGATTCTGGTAGAGAAACTAGCTTCAGTTGAAGCCACGACGAATCCATTGATGAAGTCATCTGCTAAGATGACTAAGAAATCCGTGAGTGCTCAACAATTACTGAAAGAACTGTGTTCAGCGGTAGAAACAATGCAAAAGCAAGCCACAAAGAGGTCGGAAAGCTTCTtattggaggaagaagacgacTTCTTGAAAAATATACTTGCTGAAGATGTGACGATTCGATCTGGGAACTGGGCAGACTTCAGTGGAGAAATCTCAGGGTTGGTGCTGGATGTGGAGAGGCTTCTCTTCAAGGATCTGGTTAGTGAAGTTGTACATGCAGAGACTAGCCGTGTGCAAGCAAAGTCAGGAAGGCGAAGAACACTTTTTGCAGACCAATAG
- the LOC104751287 gene encoding protein LONGIFOLIA 1-like isoform X2, translating to MTEGNGFSHLGLDLRDVVRDSMYREARGLLIKTPITREEVVRHSRREDSPRPYGLKQSTPADLNESFRVLAKLRETSQHYNETGKKDAPRYSVDSHDTLKSRQKLKELPRLSLDSRERVMQNSGVDPRSSKLSESFSESCSSSSKKRPPSVVAKLMGLETLPGSPLGRDIHQFGLNKTSTSDQNDDPFSRSLREKNLNRAIRFSPSSPRSLGKDPASPRWRNSDFVMKPLSNTRFPIEPAPWKQADRNRVLQKQASMPVKAKPYEAPNFSPTVFSEMERRLNELEFKHSGKDLRALKQILESMQSKGFLDTEKQLQSSNVAAQKDYERENSATSNHAMPSITRAQPSSSSANQVYQSPIVIMKPAKLVEKAGIPASSLIPIHSLSGLNKIRREKPGDKETSASSKRVTKDRSPVNRRAESCTSSFDKKSDSRSVRSTSKRPQQVPKESTSKSSGSVSPRLQQKKLEYDKRSRPPTPPDSSKSRKPSNQQLVESTSPGGKRRPKARKSLQQNDDQLSQASNESRTSSNDVCTPSETEASACVEKATEADGGKSPSVIEAAKAVVSNLMQNKSSPRFSEDGFSANLSVVALEHPSPISVLDASTYREIEPSPVKTQGNVADDFGDEHCEDQWNPAYSFSETTSSFSPEINRKKLQNVEHLVQKLRRLNSNHDEASQDYIASLCENPDPTTDHRYISEILLASGLLLRDLGSGLTTFQLHPSGHPINPELFFVLEQTKGSSTMHLHKEESKVLKNEKLNRKLVFDTVNEILVEKLASVEATTNPLMKSSAKMTKKSVSAQQLLKELCSAVETMQKQATKRSESFLLEEEDDFLKNILAEDVTIRSGNWADFSGEISGLVLDVERLLFKDLVSEVVHAETSRVQAKSGRRRTLFADQ from the exons ATGACCGAAGGTAATGGGTTTTCACATCTGGGACTTGACCTCAGAGATGTTGTGAGAGACTCAATGTACAGAGAAGCCAGAGGGCTTTTGATTAAGACTCCAATAACAAGAGAAGAAGTAGTTAGACACAGTAGACGAGAGGATTCCCCAAGGCCTTATGGTTTGAAGCAATCAACTCCCGCGGATCTCAATGAGTCCTTCAGAGTTCTAGCAAAACTTAGAGAAACATCTCAACATTATAACGAGACTGGTAAGAAAGATGCACCTCGCTACTCAGTTGATTCTCATGATACGCTGAAATCCAGACAGAAGCTAAAAGAGTTGCCTAGGCTTTCGCTGGATAGTAGAGAACGAGTGATGCAAAACTCTGGTGTTGATCCTAGATCAAGTAAGCTTTCTGAAAGTTTCAGTGAAAGCTGTTCAAGCAGCAGCAAGAAACGGCCTCCCAGTGTTGTTGCAAAGCTCATGGGATTGGAGACATTGCCAGGATCTCCATTGGGTAGAGACATTCATCAGTTTGGTTTGAACAAAACCAGCACCTCTGATCAAAACGACGATCCATTTTCAAGATCATTGAGGGAGAAAAATCTGAACCGTGCCATCCGTTTTTCTCCTAGCTCACCAAGAAGCTTGGGGAAGGACCCGGCTTCTCCAAGATGGAGAAACTCTGACTTTGTTATGAAACCTCTATCAAATACAAGATTCCCCATTGAACCAGCTCCATGGAAACAAGCTGATAGAAACCGAGTTTTGCAAAAGCAAGCTAGCATGCCTGTGAAAGCAAAGCCGTATGAGGCACCTAATTTTTCTCCTACAGTGTTCAGTGAAATGGAGCGTAGATTGAATGAGCTTGAGTTCAAACATTCGGGAAAAGATCTGCGAGCCCTTAAACAAATATTAGAGTCTATGCAGTCAAAGGGTTTCCTGGATACTGAGAAACAACTACAATCCTCAAACGTTGCAGCTCAAAAGGATTATGAAAGAGAAAATTCTGCAACTTCCAACCATGCAATGCCATCCATAACGAGAGCGcagccttcttcatcttcagctAACCAGGTATATCAATCCCCGATTGTGATTATGAAACCTGCCAAGCTTGTTGAAAAGGCTGGTATTCCTGCGTCATCCCTTATTCCCATTCACAGCCTATCTGGCCTCAATAAGATCCGTAGAGAAAAACCTGGTGATAAAGAAACTTCAGCAAGTAGTAAACGGGTGACAAAAGATCGTAGTCCTGTAAACCGAAGAGCTGAGTCCTGTACCAGCTCTTTCGATAAGAAATCTGACAGCAGAAGTGTGCGGTCTACTTCAAAAAGGCCTCAGCAGGTTCCCAAAGAAAGTACTTCAAAGAGTTCAGGATCTGTAAGTCCAAGATTACAGCAGAAGAAGCTTGAGTATGATAAACGTTCACGGCCACCAACACCTCCTGATTCTAGCAAATCGAGGAAACCGTCAAACCAACAACTTGTGGAATCTACTTCTCCTGGTGGCAAACGTAGACCCAAGGCTCGGAAGAGTTTGCAGCAAAATGATGACCAACTTAGTCAAGCAAGCAATGAATCTAGGACGTCAAGTAATGACGTTTGTACTCCATCCGAAACAGAAGCCTCTGCTTGTGTAGAAAAAGCTACTGAAGCCGATGGTGGTAAAAGTCCATCTGTAATCGAGGCAGCCAAAGCTGTAGTCTCTAACTTAATGCAGAAT AAATCCAGTCCAAGgtttagtgaagatggattctcAGCGAACCTTTCAGTAGTTGCTTTGGAACATCCAAGTCCTATTTCTGTTCTCGACGCTTCAACGTACAGAGAGATTGAACCATCACCCGTGAAGACACAAG GTAATGTAGCTGATGACTTTGGTGATGAACATTGCGAGGACCAGTGGAATCCAGCTTACAGTTTCTCAGAAACCACATCAAGCTTTTCGCCAGAGATAAACCGTAAGAAGCTTCAGAATGTTGAGCACTTGGTTCAAAAGCTCAGACGACTGAACTCTAACCATGATGAAGCCAGCCAAGATTATATCGCATCGCTCTGTGAGAACCCGGATCCTACCACTGATCATAGATACATCTCGGAGATTCTGTTAGCCTCGGGCCTTCTCCTCAGAGACCTTGGCTCAGGATTGACAACGTTTCAGCTACACCCTTCTGGCCACCCAATCAATCCTGAGCTGTTCTTTGTTCTTGAGCAGACAAAGGGAAGCAGCACTATGCATTTACACAAAGAGGAAAGTAAGGTTCTGAAAAATGAGAAGCTCAACCGCAAACTTGTGTTTGACACCGTTAATGAGATTCTGGTAGAGAAACTAGCTTCAGTTGAAGCCACGACGAATCCATTGATGAAGTCATCTGCTAAGATGACTAAGAAATCCGTGAGTGCTCAACAATTACTGAAAGAACTGTGTTCAGCGGTAGAAACAATGCAAAAGCAAGCCACAAAGAGGTCGGAAAGCTTCTtattggaggaagaagacgacTTCTTGAAAAATATACTTGCTGAAGATGTGACGATTCGATCTGGGAACTGGGCAGACTTCAGTGGAGAAATCTCAGGGTTGGTGCTGGATGTGGAGAGGCTTCTCTTCAAGGATCTGGTTAGTGAAGTTGTACATGCAGAGACTAGCCGTGTGCAAGCAAAGTCAGGAAGGCGAAGAACACTTTTTGCAGACCAATAG
- the LOC104751286 gene encoding probable leucine-rich repeat receptor-like protein kinase At1g35710, whose protein sequence is MEGKVLLGQYLIWLMLVLGQLHGCKSCNEKDRTALMDIKKYIVSVSEEELSDFVLTTWTNDKEDDCCFWEGLECNSTSGRVTKLFIDFSYCKPSSLLNLSLLYPFELEVRSLLLSDSGFGLSGFFDDVEGYKSLKRLRNLEILDLSFFNFNNSIFPFLNAATSLTTLFLKSNNMSGSFPLKELRDLMNLELLDLSGNRFNGSIPVQELHARMSKLKALDLSDNEFSGSMELQGICKLKNIQELDLSQNKLVGQFPSCLTSLTGLRVLDLSSNQLAGKVPSLVGNLKSLEYLSLFDNNFEGLFSLGWLANLSKLKVLKLGSKSNTFQLVSESYLKPKFQLRVIALTSCNLEKVPPFLLHQKDLRHLDLSGNIISGKFPSWVLANNTKLVDLRLQNNSLTSFQLPKSAHNLLSLNLSVNEFSHLFPENIGWILPHLRYMNLAVNGFQGNLPSSLGNMKNIEYLDISHNSFYGKLPRSFVQGCYSLQYLKLSHNKLSGEIFPESANFSDIWMLSMDNNMFTGKIGERLRSLTSLYMLDISNNNLTGVIPSWIGELSRLSALIISNNSLEGEIPVSLFSISELELLDLSANSLSGGIPPHVNSTDGHGLVLLLQDNNLSGVIPDTLLANVKILDLRNNRLSGNIPEFINTQNISMLLLRGNYLTGRIPPQLCGISNLQILDLGNNRLSGSIPSCLSNTSFGFGKEDTSYDYDSDLSSSSVDSLHVDFYFASLLMFERFGMNYKEGSQTKIEFATKYRYDAYMGGNLKLLFGLDLSVNELSGEIPVELGGLMELQSLNLSHNNLSGVIPNTFSGLKNVESLDLSFNRLHGRIPPQLTDLSNLAVFKVSYNNLSGAIPHERQFNTFDTQSYVGNPLLCGQPTNTSCNNNNLQEPDNEVEADESLIDMVSFYWSFAAAYVTVLLGILASLSFDSPWSRAWFYIVYAFIHKATNLL, encoded by the exons ATGGAAGGGAAGGTGTTGTTGGGCCAATACTTGATATGGTTGATGCTAGTGTTGGGGCAGCTACACGGATGCAAAAGCTGTAATGAGAAAGATAGGACGGCATTAATGGATATCAAGAAATACATAGTCTCGGTTTCTGAAGAAGAGTTATCGGACTTTGTTCTCACTACTTGGACTAATGACAAAGAGGACGATTGCTGTTTTTGGGAAGGCTTAGAATGCAATAGTACAAGTGGACGGGTGACTAAACTTTTCATCGATTTCTCGTATTGCAAACCGAGTTCTCTCCTAAACCTTTCTCTGCTGTATCCCTTTGAACTAGAAGTTCGAAGCCTGCTGTTATCTGACTCAGGGTTCGGACTCAGTGGCTTCTTTGATGATGTGGAAG GTTATAAAAGTCTAAAGAGATTAAGAAACCTGGAGATTCtggatctttctttttttaatttcaacaaCAGCATATTTCCCTTTCTTAATGCCGCCACATCACTCACAACTCTGTTTCTTAAGTCCAACAATATGAGTGGTTCTTTTCCTCTTAAAG AACTTAGAGATTTGATGAATTTGGAACTGTTGGACCTGAGTGGAAACAGATTTAATGGCTCCATACCAGTACAAG AGTTACATGCCCGGATGAGCAAACTTAAAGCTCTGGATCTAAGCGACAATGAATTTTCTGGTTCAATGGAACTGCAAG GAATTTGCAAACTGAAGAATATACAAGAGCTCGATCTCAGTCAAAACAAACTTGTAGGTCAGTTCCCCTCATGTTTAACTAGCTTGACTGGACTTCGAGTTCTTGATCTTTCATCAAACCAGTTAGCTGGGAAGGTACCATCTCTTGTCGGTAACCTCAAATCCCTTGAGTACTTATCATTGTTTGATAACAACTTCGAAGGGTTATTCTCACTTGGTTGGCTCGCCAACCTCTCAAAGCTTAAGGTGTTGAAACTTGGCTCAAAATCTAACACATTTCAACTAGTGTCGGAAAGTTACTTGAAACCAAAGTTTCAGTTGAGAGTTATTGCACTAACTTCTTGTAACTTGGAGAAGGTTCCTCCTTTTCTCCTACACCAAAAGGATTTGCGTCATCTTGATCTCTCTGGCAACATTATTTCTGGGAAATTTCCTTCTTGGGTGTTGGCTAACAATACAAAACTCGTGGATTTGCGTCTACAGAATAATTCTCTTACGAGCTTTCAGCTACCGAAATCTGCTCATAACCTACTTTCTCTGAATTTGTCAGTTAATGAATTCAGTCATCTCTTTCCTGAGAACATTGGGTGGATACTTCCTCATTTACGGTATATGAATCTAGCAGTGAATGGTTTTCAAGGAAATCTGCCATCTTCTCTAGGTAACATGAAAAATATCGAGTATCTGGATATATCTCACAACAGTTTCTACGGGAAGCTACCGAGAAGTTTTGTACAAGGTTGTTACTCCTTACAGTACTTGAAGTTGTCACATAACAAACTAAGTGGAGAGATTTTTCCGGAATCAGCAAACTTTAGTGATATATGGATGTTGTCTATGGATAACAATATGTTCACAGGTAAAATTGGAGAACGTTTGCGGAGCTTGACGTCTTTGTATATGCTTGACATTTCGAACAACAATCTCACAGGTGTTATTCCAAGTTGGATTGGCGAGCTTTCACGCTTATCTGCACTAATAATTTCAAACAACTCGTTGGAAGGTGAAATACCTGTTTCGTTGTTCAGCATATCTGAACTAGAGCTACTGGACCTCTCTGCAAACAGTTTGTCTGGGGGCATACCTCCACACGTCAATTCCACAGATGGGCATGGGCTAGTGTTACTCCTGCAAGACAATAATCTTTCAGGGGTTATTCCAGACACATTGCTAGCAAATGTCAAAATACTTGATCTTAGAAATAACAGATTGTCTGGAAATATTCCCGAGTTCATCAACACCCAAAACATCAGTATGCTGCTTCTGCGTGGGAATTATTTAACTGGCCGCATCCCCCCACAGTTGTGTGGCATAAGCAACCTCCAAATTTTGGATCTTGGAAATAACAGACTAAGTGGATCCATACCTTCTTGCCTTAGCAATACATCCTTTGGTTTTGGGAAAGAGGATACATCATACGACTATGATTCCGATCTGTCTTCCTCGTCTGTTGATTCCTTGcatgttgatttttattttgcgTCGCTTCTCATGTTTGAACGGTTTGGTATGAACTACAAAGAAGGCTCCCAAACGAAAATTGAGTTTGCAACAAAGTATCGATATGATGCCTACATGGGTGGAAATCTCAAATTATTGTTTGGACTTGATCTCTCAGTAAATGAGCTGAGTGGTGAGATCCCAGTTGAGCTTGGAGGTCTTATGGAGCTACAATCTCTCAATCTTTCTCACAACAACTTGTCAGGAGTGATACCTAATACCTTTTCAGGTCTCAAGAATGTGGAAAGCCTTGATCTCTCCTTCAACAGATTACATGGCCGGATCCCACCACAACTTACAGATTTGAGCAACCTCGCCGTGTTCAAGGTTTCATACAACAACTTGTCAGGAGCCATTCCACATGAAAGACAGTTTAACACCTTCGATACACAAAGCTACGTAGGTAATCCTCTTCTCTGTGGTCAACCAACCAACACAAGCTGCAACAACAATAACTTACAAGAACCAGATAATGAAGTGGAAGCTGATGAATCTTTAATCGACATGGTGTCTTTCTATTGGAGTTTTGCTGCAGCCTATGTCACAGTACTTCTTGGGATACTCGCATCACTCTCGTTTGATTCTCCTTGGAGCCGAGCTTGGTTCTACATCGTATATGCTTTCATCCACAAGGCTACGAATTTGCTGTAG